A single genomic interval of Deltaproteobacteria bacterium harbors:
- a CDS encoding cytochrome c, with protein MRLVVAGAVAAAVVAVAAWALWPDHQGQHRTVGGTTGTASKTSMASTVGMPGQAIFNQKCAVCHGAQATGSPQGPPLIHPYYEPGHHSDMAFVLAVRRGVRAHHWRYGNMPPVPGLSDADVRAVIDYVRALQRAKGIF; from the coding sequence GTGAGGCTCGTCGTCGCCGGGGCGGTCGCGGCCGCGGTCGTCGCGGTGGCGGCATGGGCGCTGTGGCCGGACCATCAAGGTCAGCACCGGACGGTCGGTGGGACGACGGGGACGGCGTCCAAGACTTCGATGGCCTCCACGGTGGGAATGCCGGGCCAAGCGATCTTCAATCAGAAGTGCGCCGTGTGTCACGGTGCGCAGGCGACCGGCTCACCCCAGGGACCGCCGCTGATCCACCCGTACTATGAGCCGGGCCATCACTCCGACATGGCGTTCGTGCTGGCGGTGAGAAGGGGCGTGCGAGCGCATCACTGGCGGTACGGCAACATGCCGCCCGTCCCCGGCCTCTCGGACGCGGACGTGAGGGCGGTCATCGATTACGTGCGTGCGTTGCAGCGGGCCAAGGGGATCTTCTGA
- a CDS encoding ferritin-like domain-containing protein, with amino-acid sequence MKEPFKTDLEAIQKRAREKMEQGAVTGAYLADREQVLAVLNEVLATEIVCILRYKNHYFMASGINAGPVAAEFLQHANEEQMHADWVAQRITQLGGSPNFNPDGLATRSHAAYEEGDTLEAMIKEDLVAERVAIETYSEIIRWLANDDPTTRRTIEDILKMEEEHADDLASLLVTLGKSG; translated from the coding sequence ATGAAAGAGCCCTTCAAGACAGACCTCGAGGCGATCCAGAAACGGGCTCGCGAAAAGATGGAGCAGGGCGCCGTCACCGGCGCCTATCTGGCCGATCGGGAGCAGGTGCTCGCGGTGCTGAACGAAGTGTTGGCCACCGAGATCGTGTGCATCCTGCGCTACAAGAACCACTACTTCATGGCCAGCGGCATCAACGCCGGGCCGGTGGCGGCGGAGTTCCTGCAGCACGCCAACGAGGAGCAGATGCACGCCGATTGGGTGGCCCAACGCATCACACAACTTGGCGGCTCGCCCAACTTCAACCCCGATGGGCTGGCCACCCGATCCCACGCGGCGTACGAGGAAGGCGACACCCTGGAGGCGATGATCAAGGAGGACCTGGTGGCCGAACGCGTCGCCATCGAGACCTACTCCGAGATCATCCGCTGGCTCGCCAACGACGACCCCACCACCCGCCGCACCATCGAGGACATACTCAAGATGGAGGAAGAGCACGCCGACGACCTGGCGAGCCTCCTGGTGACGCTGGGGAAGAGTGGGTGA